GGCTGTAAGGTCACCGTGTGAAGTTGCTGGTTTCCTGGAGCAATAAATACCGGAAACTGAGTCTCGTTGTTTGTgctgctgaataaaaaaaaaaagaaaatgcacttaTAAAATGCACTTATAAAAACTCGGTTTGCAGTGTATGTGTGTGATAACGGTCTTTCTTTTGAGGTGCCTTTGGAAACGAAACTGCTTTAACCTGTCGATGTCAATATATAAAAGCcacatgcaaaacaaaacaaaaaacaatctgGTGATGGTAGTACTAAAAATATACAATTGACTTTCCCTCACACAATGAGTTAGATGAGTCAGCTCAGTACTCATTCTGATCTACCCAAAATAGAATATTCCCAAAGGTCATACTGAagtaaaatattcaaaacaacTTACAATCTTCTGAGATGAAAAAAAGTTAACGTTTACTTGAGCCTTGCTCATTTAACGTCCACTTATGCAGAGAAAGGCAGCAGGGTGTTAGGTATTTTCACTAGGACAGTGGATCAGAGAACAGTATCAGAATCCGTATCACTGCCTGCAAAGTGTACAATACCATCCTTTTTCTGGAGGTTCTCTGCAGCTTGAGCAGCATAAAAAGTTgtaaataatttcaaaacaacTTGGTGGTAAAAATGGCTGTAACCCAAATTTTCTAAAAGATACTTTGCAGTGAATTTTATTAAGTAAAGTCCAGGCGAATGCACGCAAATTGTTGATGCCAGGAGTGTCTTCTCTGGTCATCAGAATGTATTGTGCTTTACTACAGTTTCAACAACACTTGCAGTCCTCATGTTGATCTCAAGAACTACACACCTGAGATTTCAGGAAAGCAGGAAGACCAGCCAAAACAGAAACAGTTTAAGAATTCAGCTTTTTAGTTGTACCAATAAAGAAGTGGCAGTATCAAGACAGAAGAaatactgtgtttttttatcaggTACTGTAGTAAGGAAAACTGAAAGCCCAGAGAGAAggaattataatatatatggcactatatacagtatatagcgcttttctggacactccactcaaagcgctttacaggtaatggggactcccctccaccaccaccagtgtgcagccccatctggatgatgcgacagcagtaCGCTCAttacacatcagctctcagaggggaggagaacagagtgatgaagccaatccatagatggggattattaggaggccaagattggtaaaagccaatgggacatttggccaggacgctggggttacatccctactctttttgagaaacactctgggattttaatgaccccagagagtcaggaccttggttttatgccccactaacaccacttcacgcagcaaacttgtttttttcccagggggtctctcatgcaggtactgaccaggctcacacctgcataGGTTCAGatggttgtcagttgtgagctgcagggtgatatagctggtGGTATTGCTGGCACTGCTAGGAAGCAAGAATTTAGGATCCCTCCCTCCTCTTTCTGACATGAAAACTACAACTTTGATTACAATGAGTCaactacattaaataaaaccccCAATTCAAATAAAAGCACGCATACCTCGCCGTCTGGCCTCGTGCTTGTGGTTCTTCTATTTTCGGAAGGCCGCCAACAGTGATCTTTCCCTCCTGAACGTTCTGCAGATTCTCCAGCAGCTGGACTGTCCGAAACACTGAGCCATGCTGCCCTGGTTGCAGTGCTTGGATGTTTTGCAAAGTTCTCAACATTTCAGCAGACACTATTGGCAAATGATGCTGCTGTATAAGTCCCAAGGGcttgaccatttttgaagaGCTGGAGAAGTCTCCAGATTTCATAACTACGGTGGGCTTTGATATGCCTTCTGCTCTGCTGCCTGATATTACTGTTGTGCCTTTAGCTCTGTGCTTTGTTCTGGGATTTTTACTGACGGACGATTTTGTAAAGGAAAGTGTAGGATCGTCAAAAGGGATATCTGTTTCGGGTAAGTCAGTTGATTGATCATGTGAAATGTCGTCATCCTCATCAATGCACACAAGATTTTGTGGCATCTCTTTAAATTGGTACACCAGTCTTTGTCCTTCTACTTTTGCCAATATCCCACGCTGGTAATAGTATCTGTGAAAAGCACCACAAAGTCTGGATGAGAATTCTCTTCACTTCTCAAGATTTACTCCACAAAAGTAGTCCAAAACAGACCTGCCCTACTAACTGACTACACTCATGAACTGTAGGAAAATTTATTTAACACAGAAGAGGACAGTAGTAAAATAACTCTGAAATTGGACAGTATATGGAGGTCCAAAACATGTGGCATaagaacaaatataaaatacagacttatataaaaataatctttttttcctcCACAGAATCAAGGTGCTGTGATATTTATAACAGAAAGAGGAGATGCAGAAGTCTAAAAGTCAAGCCTTTTAGCCTCATTTCAGAGAACCATAAAATAAATGCATGCAAACCTAGAAGTGCAGCACTAATACAACTAGGTGTTATATCATTTCAAGACCTTTAACCTCTGCACTGCTCTGGAGATCCGACATTGCGGTCTTACCTGAGAGCTCTGCCCATTGTCTCGTAATTCATGTCTggcttatttttatgttttccccACAATCTAGAGACAGCTTTGGAATCCACCAGTTTAAAGATGCCCTTATCTCTTTGTGTCCATTTAATATACTTTGGACACGTGGATTTGTCCTGTAGCAGAGCCATCAAGAACTCCCACAGGTACAATGTATTTCCTGTGAAGAGACAGAACAGAGGCGACTTACAGTCCGTGTTCTATTAAATGGCTCCCTAAAAAGCTAAAATGTACATTTGTTCAATAACCATTAAACTCAGAATAACCTGAATTACTGAAATGAAATACAGAAGATACATGATTATACACGTGGCTTGTTCTTTAACttgattttgaaatataaaagtatttGTCATTCAATTTCCtatcacataaaaatagtgtcaGTTCTGGCCATTACTAttaaatatgatgttttttaGTTGCAGCCAAGCATCCATGAAATTTACATGGATGCTTTTAATTCACTGGTAATTGTGGCTGACAAACCCCAGATTCTTTTAGCTAAGCAAACAAAATCATTAGCTGCCTTCATTTTTCCGTATGAAAACGTTGTGCGATGCAACAGACCCCTTAGAAAAgtcccaaagctctggaaccaGATGGACCACAGCTTCAAAAACAGACTCCTACCTTTGCCATCCTTACTTTTCCTCTTGACTAGGATATTTGGTGTTGTTGGGGACTCGGGTCTAGACTGCTTAGGTTTTCTTCCTGAAATAAAAGCAGCAGCTCCCAGTTACAACATGCAATAACAGTCCTGCTTGTTTTCCGTGATGcatgataaaaagaaaaacgcAAATGTCAAGATGTTGAATAAGGTCATGGTTGACAAAGTACTTGCTTATGAGAGGCTTTTGTCAaaatttccttttcaaaattTGACATTGACCGCTTCCATACAAAGGGAGCTAATGAATCCCCCCCCATTAGAATGCTGAAACCACAGGCAGACCACATGTTTTTTCTATCATACTGGAAACTGAACAATTTCATTGCATGCATCCTGTAATGCCTACTACTGCACACAAAATACTACTGACAAttccaactacagtatataaacagcaCAGAATATAGATCATTAGTAATCAAACTGGAATACTTACTCCTGttgttttgtgttaaaattgtattgtCTAGAGTGgcaaaacatataaaaaataatccataaactcacacacacaatacactaCTGACAATTTCCAATATGGAAGTAGCACTACATATATACTTAGTCATCAAGGAAGATTAAGTATTCTGGGTGCCTTTTCTCAAGATTGTACTTTTCTGGActatttctgtctttctgtatgaaaatGTACCCAGAACCCACAACCATTCCCTCACCAAAATAATTAAGTTAACAAACATCCAGAATGGAATTTGCTTTTCTATCTAGGGACTCAGAAACTTTTACTCTAAAATAAGCATTTTCTAGGGTCTCTTAGTCTAATaaagacaagaaaaaataagCCCTGTACAGTTTCAGacagttattttcatttttttttactaattttcTCAGCTTTCCTTTTGGTGGTCACCCCGCCTGTgccacctactgtacctttctTCTTCTTGGGCTGCTCCGCCAGCTTCGCTGCCGTCCCCTTGCTCTGGCCCTGAGGAAGCTGTGCTGCCCCCTGAATTCCATCAGCTGTCACCGATACGCGAGTAACCGGAGTAGCGATGACCTCACCCATCAACGGCACCACCACATGAGCTGGGAAAACAAACCCCACACCGACAGTCAGGGACCCAATCTCCAGATGGGAGGCTGCTGACTTTGTGCAGCCTCGTCCGGGAGGTTTCTCAGAAGGCAGGGCATGACTCACAACACCATAAAAGATACACTGAAGCAAGCATCCTGTGAGACCAGCTACGGCAGAAAAACACGTCATCGCTGGAAGACAAACTTCATGTGCTAGGAAAACAACCCTTCGGATCCGATTTCTTACTTTCTGACTGACAACATCTACCTGTGGCTAGAATTGAAACAGGCACTAACAATAAGAGTAAATCAACCCTCAATGTATGGGCAGTTTACAATAACAAATCCTCTGTTATTACATTAAATGACAATATCAGCTCCTACAATTATTAGTATTgtgcaaatgaaaatgaaccAAATATTCTACTGAATATTCTACTGAATATCATGAAcgactgaaatgaaatacataAGGTGCAAGATTTTATATGTTGCATGTTCTTCAGCTATTTTGTAAATACAagggttttaaatatttgatttccaatCACGTAAAAATAGTGTCACTTCAGACCCTTACACTCCTAAAACACgcaaaccattaaaaaaaaaacactcttctCTGTACCAATGCTACCCCGATCATGAGTTTTATTGACTTCTACACTTATGGTCTTGCTGAAGCCACTAAGCAAATTAACTTTTCCCAAAACATCTTTATAATTCTCAAAAACATCTGTAGTCATGATAATAACTTTATTTTGTCCAAGAAATACTAAAGATCAATGAGAAAAGCTAAAAAACACTTCTGTGGCATCCCTATGTTTAATACAGGAGGTCCCTGTTATTATTTGCCCCTTTATAAAAGTTTCTCTGAACTCACTGGAAAGAATACATGACAATTATCTGCATGTATGAAGTGAAATAGTGAAGCTGGCCAAGAAGGTTGGTTCTGGCGACATCCCTGATGTGGAAAAGTTGCTGTAAATCATAAACTTGTGTGCACTGAGACAGACATTGAATGAGAAATGTGATGACAATGCTCCATCTTATGCACGAGTGTGACTCCATTAGAATCTGCTTCAGTAAATATGTTGTTCATAATTCTCTCCTGTGCACGGAAAAGGAATTTGTGGAATCAAGAATTGCTAggttattaaaaaaaggaatatacatgaacaaaaatgtattcaaaatgtCACAAATACTGTAAACTAAGTA
This portion of the Lepisosteus oculatus isolate fLepOcu1 chromosome 15, fLepOcu1.hap2, whole genome shotgun sequence genome encodes:
- the LOC102695294 gene encoding ETS-related transcription factor Elf-1 isoform X5, which produces MGEVIATPVTRVSVTADGIQGAAQLPQGQSKGTAAKLAEQPKKKKGRKPKQSRPESPTTPNILVKRKSKDGKGNTLYLWEFLMALLQDKSTCPKYIKWTQRDKGIFKLVDSKAVSRLWGKHKNKPDMNYETMGRALRYYYQRGILAKVEGQRLVYQFKEMPQNLVCIDEDDDISHDQSTDLPETDIPFDDPTLSFTKSSVSKNPRTKHRAKGTTVISGSRAEGISKPTVVMKSGDFSSSSKMVKPLGLIQQHHLPIVSAEMLRTLQNIQALQPGQHGSVFRTVQLLENLQNVQEGKITVGGLPKIEEPQARGQTASSTNNETQFPVFIAPGNQQLHTVTLQPLSLATVLGSKDTSVTLASSPKFFLQTVPSSQPMAVLMENVAVTSPKTTSPSSVLADGSISNQQDVAAHLQGDNETIPLPSSPTVGSATSVVTFASGGQQLVSHPPGTVIASVITAPDTKQSVSQRQETPNTSPERLEQAEIQLDQHFRVVVVNDGWVESEARSHDTECDSG
- the LOC102695294 gene encoding ETS-related transcription factor Elf-1 isoform X4, coding for MCFSSSLLVWMKPSTFYDVKPYLVMFGREIHSHVVVPLMGEVIATPVTRVSVTADGIQGAAQLPQGQSKGTAAKLAEQPKKKKGRKPKQSRPESPTTPNILVKRKSKDGKGNTLYLWEFLMALLQDKSTCPKYIKWTQRDKGIFKLVDSKAVSRLWGKHKNKPDMNYETMGRALRYYYQRGILAKVEGQRLVYQFKEMPQNLVCIDEDDDISHDQSTDLPETDIPFDDPTLSFTKSSVSKNPRTKHRAKGTTVISGSRAEGISKPTVVMKSGDFSSSSKMVKPLGLIQQHHLPIVSAEMLRTLQNIQALQPGQHGSVFRTVQLLENLQNVQEGKITVGGLPKIEEPQARGQTASSTNNETQFPVFIAPGNQQLHTVTLQPLSLATVLGSKDTSVTLASSPKFFLQTVPSSQPMAVLMENVAVTSPKTTSPSSVLADGSISNQQDVAAHLQGDNETIPLPSSPTVGSATSVVTFASGGQQLVSHPPGTVIASVITAPDTKQSVSQRQETPNTSPERLEQAEIQLDQHFRVVVVNDGWVESEARSHDTECDSG
- the LOC102695294 gene encoding ETS-related transcription factor Elf-1 isoform X2, with amino-acid sequence MAAAVQQSELVFEFASNCMEDIQQLNDPSVFPAVIVEQVPSAHLLQDYSGLACAEHSSDVIHHSSLDVAEEQVVVNEDVTLTVEASCHDGGDETMETIEAAEALLHMDSPGTLLDEKRVAHVVVPLMGEVIATPVTRVSVTADGIQGAAQLPQGQSKGTAAKLAEQPKKKKGRKPKQSRPESPTTPNILVKRKSKDGKGNTLYLWEFLMALLQDKSTCPKYIKWTQRDKGIFKLVDSKAVSRLWGKHKNKPDMNYETMGRALRYYYQRGILAKVEGQRLVYQFKEMPQNLVCIDEDDDISHDQSTDLPETDIPFDDPTLSFTKSSVSKNPRTKHRAKGTTVISGSRAEGISKPTVVMKSGDFSSSSKMVKPLGLIQQHHLPIVSAEMLRTLQNIQALQPGQHGSVFRTVQLLENLQNVQEGKITVGGLPKIEEPQARGQTASTNNETQFPVFIAPGNQQLHTVTLQPLSLATVLGSKDTSVTLASSPKFFLQTVPSSQPMAVLMENVAVTSPKTTSPSSVLADGSISNQQDVAAHLQGDNETIPLPSSPTVGSATSVVTFASGGQQLVSHPPGTVIASVITAPDTKQSVSQRQETPNTSPERLEQAEIQLDQHFRVVVVNDGWVESEARSHDTECDSG
- the LOC102695294 gene encoding ETS-related transcription factor Elf-1 isoform X3, giving the protein MATTLCQRRNQLDLLIKAVEASCHDGGDETMETIEAAEALLHMDSPGTLLDEKRVAHVVVPLMGEVIATPVTRVSVTADGIQGAAQLPQGQSKGTAAKLAEQPKKKKGRKPKQSRPESPTTPNILVKRKSKDGKGNTLYLWEFLMALLQDKSTCPKYIKWTQRDKGIFKLVDSKAVSRLWGKHKNKPDMNYETMGRALRYYYQRGILAKVEGQRLVYQFKEMPQNLVCIDEDDDISHDQSTDLPETDIPFDDPTLSFTKSSVSKNPRTKHRAKGTTVISGSRAEGISKPTVVMKSGDFSSSSKMVKPLGLIQQHHLPIVSAEMLRTLQNIQALQPGQHGSVFRTVQLLENLQNVQEGKITVGGLPKIEEPQARGQTASSTNNETQFPVFIAPGNQQLHTVTLQPLSLATVLGSKDTSVTLASSPKFFLQTVPSSQPMAVLMENVAVTSPKTTSPSSVLADGSISNQQDVAAHLQGDNETIPLPSSPTVGSATSVVTFASGGQQLVSHPPGTVIASVITAPDTKQSVSQRQETPNTSPERLEQAEIQLDQHFRVVVVNDGWVESEARSHDTECDSG
- the LOC102695294 gene encoding ETS-related transcription factor Elf-1 isoform X1, which encodes MAAAVQQSELVFEFASNCMEDIQQLNDPSVFPAVIVEQVPSAHLLQDYSGLACAEHSSDVIHHSSLDVAEEQVVVNEDVTLTVEASCHDGGDETMETIEAAEALLHMDSPGTLLDEKRVAHVVVPLMGEVIATPVTRVSVTADGIQGAAQLPQGQSKGTAAKLAEQPKKKKGRKPKQSRPESPTTPNILVKRKSKDGKGNTLYLWEFLMALLQDKSTCPKYIKWTQRDKGIFKLVDSKAVSRLWGKHKNKPDMNYETMGRALRYYYQRGILAKVEGQRLVYQFKEMPQNLVCIDEDDDISHDQSTDLPETDIPFDDPTLSFTKSSVSKNPRTKHRAKGTTVISGSRAEGISKPTVVMKSGDFSSSSKMVKPLGLIQQHHLPIVSAEMLRTLQNIQALQPGQHGSVFRTVQLLENLQNVQEGKITVGGLPKIEEPQARGQTASSTNNETQFPVFIAPGNQQLHTVTLQPLSLATVLGSKDTSVTLASSPKFFLQTVPSSQPMAVLMENVAVTSPKTTSPSSVLADGSISNQQDVAAHLQGDNETIPLPSSPTVGSATSVVTFASGGQQLVSHPPGTVIASVITAPDTKQSVSQRQETPNTSPERLEQAEIQLDQHFRVVVVNDGWVESEARSHDTECDSG